The Penicillium digitatum chromosome 6, complete sequence genome has a window encoding:
- a CDS encoding ATP dependent RNA helicase (Dbp5), putative gives MSDSQETTAAGSLADRITKPDESKPTDTSNVSTTPKEDGASAPAQGSAELEEPDYTVAVKLSDLQADPNNPLYSVKSFEDLGLDARILKGLSTMNFRKPSKVQERALPLLMSNPPKNLVGQSQSGTGKTAAFVLNVLSRLDLSTEQLQMTPQALILAPTRELARQIVGVIQIMGQFLEGLVIGTAVPADSNARPSKMDCSVVVGTPGTVQDMIKKRIMNPTGLKVLVLDEADNMLDQQGLGDQCIRAKAMIPRNVQIVLFSATFPAHVYRYAGKFAPAANEITLQHEELTVEGIKQLYMDCSTDEEKYQNLVQLYGLLTVGSSIIFVRTRASAVEIEKRMVAEGHTVASLTGGVEGSQRDAVIDSFRSGEAKVLITTNVLARGIDVSTVSLVVNYDIPEEYSSGQRTNTPDYQTYLHRIGRTGRFGRIGVAISFVSNRNEWEMLRKIQEHFQCIIDRIDTSDWDEVEDMIKKTIKNTRAQADFVRSN, from the exons ATGTCTGATAGTCAAGAGACCACTGCTGCGGGCTCCTTGGCTGACCGTATCACCAAACCTGATGAGTCGAAGCCAACCG ATACCTCCAATGTCTCCACCACTCCTAAGGAGGACGGAGCCTCTGCCCCCGCGCAGGGCTCGGCAGAGCTCGAAGAGCCCGACTACACTGTCGCTGTGAAATTAAGTGATTTACAAGCGGATCCAAACAACCCCCTGTACTCAGTCAAGAGCTTTGAAGATCTGGGCCT TGACGCGCGCATTCTGAAAGGTCTCTCGACCATGAATTTCCGCAAGCCGTCCAAGGTCCAAGAGCGCGCTCTTCCCCTTTTGATGAGCAATCCCCCGAAGAATTTGGTTGGTCAGTCGCAGTCCGGTACCGGCAAAACTGCGGCCTTCGTCCTCAATGTCCTCAGTCGTCTCGACCTCTCAACGGAGCAGTTGCAGATGACGCCTCAAGCTCTGATCCTCGCTCCTACCCGCGAATTGGCTCGCCAGATTGTCGGCGTTATCCAGATTATGGGTCAGTTCCTTGAAGGTCTCGTCATCGGCACTGCTGTTCCTGCCGATTCCAATGCTCGCCCATCGAAGATGGATTGCTCGGTTGTGGTTGGCACACCTGGAACTGTTCAGGATATGATTAAGAAGCGTATTATGAACCCTACTGGATTGAAGGTGCTTGTTCTAGATGAGGCGGATAACATGCTTGACCAGCAAGGCCTGGGAGACCAATGTATTCGGGCCAAGGC GATGATTCCTCGGAATGTTCAAATCGTCCTGTTTTCCGCAACCTTCCCCGCTCACGTCTACCGCTATGCGGGCAAGTTTGCCCCTGCTGCAAACGAGATTACACTCCAACACGAAGAGTTGACTGTTGAGGGCATCAAACAACTCTACATGGATTGCAGCACTGACGAGGAGAAATATCAAAACCTCGTCCAGCTCTATGGGCTGCTCACTGTCGGATCCTCAATCATTTTCGTCCGA ACCCGTGCCTCTGCCGTTGAGATTGAGAAGCGGATGGTTGCCGAGGGCCACACTGTCGCCTCGCTGACTGGTGGCGTCGAGGGATCTCAGCGTGACGCGGTGATTGATTCCTTCCGCAGCGGCGAAGCCAAGGTTCTGATCACGACCAACGTTCTTGCTCGTGGGATCGATGTATCTACAGTCTCCTTGGTCGTAAACTAC GACATCCCCGAGGAATATTCTTCTGGTCAGCGCACCAACACACCCGACTACCAGACCTATTTGCATCGCATTGGTCGTACTGGTCGTTTTGGTCGTATTGGCGTTGCAATCTCATTTGTTTCCAACCGAAATGAGTGGGAAATGCTTCGCAAGATCCAAGAGCACTTCCAGTGCATCATCGACCGCATTGATACCAGCGACTGGGATGAAGTGGAGGATATGATCAAGAAAACGATCAAGAATACCCGAGCTCAGGCCGACTTTGTCCGGAGCAATTAA